From a region of the Triticum aestivum cultivar Chinese Spring chromosome 7D, IWGSC CS RefSeq v2.1, whole genome shotgun sequence genome:
- the LOC123164310 gene encoding uncharacterized protein — protein MQRGRGGRGGLFGFGDPFPAFGGFVPSGNLMSSFFGGSNPFDDPFFTNPSGSMIGPSLFEKSIFGSSMFRPHGALNVGGFQQQGPEPSRPKGPIIEELPSDDEDGADANEHDEKKRTNSMKHPRISKEPYVEDSGDEVQDNKRPRHEKFGKEYIRAGTSYQQPETYMFQSSTVTYGGSNGACYMSSTTRRSGGDGVTMEESKEADTTSGKATHRIARGIGNKGHALTRKLNCDGKVNTMQTLQNLSEDELAGFEESWQRNAGPCLPGWDPRLNMLNSDKAGTLRPGIQEDNGMSALPTPNEMFALPAPEQYRGSISSRMKRRPLNGSSQGSPRP, from the exons ATGCAAAGGGGAAGGGGCGGGAGAGGTGGTCTCTTCGGTTTTGGGGACCCTTTTCCTGCTTTTGGCGGCTTTGTACCATCTGGGAACCTTATGTCCAGTTTCTTTGGTGGGTCAAATCCCTTTGATGATCCCTTCTTCACCAATCCCTCTGGTTCTATGATTGGACCTAGCCTGTTTGAGAAAAGCATTTTTGGTTCAAGCATGTTCCGGCCACACGGAGCTCTAAATGTAGGAGGCTTCCAGCAGCAAGGTCCTGAACCAAGCAGGCCAAAAGGGCCGATTATTGAGGAATTGCCTTCAGACGACGAGGATGGTGCAGATGCGAATGAACATGATGAGAAGAAGAGAACTAACTCTATGAAACATCCAAGGATTAGCAAAGAGCCAtatgtggaggactctggtgatgaaGTTCAAG ATAATAAGAGACCTAGGCATGAGAAATTTGGGAAAGAGTATATCAGGGCTGGCACATCATATCAACAGCCAGAGACCTATATGTTTCAGAGCTCAACTGTTACATATGGTGGTTCAAATGGGGCATGTTATATGTCTTCAACGACTAGGAGGAGTGGTGGAGATGGG GTTACAATGGAAGAAAGTAAGGAAGCAGACACAACAAGCGGTAAAGCAACTCACAGGATCGCACGTGGCATTGGCAATAAG GGTCATGCACTGACTAGAAAACTGAACTGCGATGGAAAAGTTAACACCATgcaaactttgcagaacttgagtGAAG ATGAGCTTGCTGGGTTTGAGGAATCATGGCAAAGGAATGCAGGGCCTTGTCTGCCTGGTTGGGATCCCAGATTAAACATGCTTAACAGTG ATAAAGCGGGGACTCTTAGACCTGGCATCCAAGAAGATAATGGAATGTCTGCACTTCCAACACCCAATGAAATGTTTGCTCTTCCAGCACCCGAACAATATCGTGGCTCCATTTCCTCGAGGATGAAGAGGCGCCCTTTGAATGGTTCATCCCAGGGCAGTCCCCGTCCATGA